A stretch of the Synechocystis sp. PCC 7338 genome encodes the following:
- a CDS encoding Uma2 family endonuclease has translation MTTTIKLQPAIAIDSDKFFQICQQNPELVIEENAQGELLIMSPTGGETGRKNAELIADFIIWNRKHKLGFVFDSSTCFQLPQGGRRSPDIAWVKKERWLDLSTEERAKFPPICPDFVLELLSPSDSLTATQTKMEEYLASGLRLGWLIDPQSQQVEVYCSNQPKEILVKPNQLLGENVLLNFILEIDWLWE, from the coding sequence ATGACAACTACCATTAAACTACAGCCAGCGATCGCCATTGATTCAGATAAATTTTTCCAAATCTGTCAACAGAACCCCGAATTGGTTATTGAAGAAAATGCCCAAGGAGAATTGCTAATTATGTCTCCCACTGGTGGCGAGACTGGTCGCAAGAATGCAGAACTAATAGCTGATTTTATTATCTGGAACCGAAAACATAAATTGGGTTTTGTCTTTGACTCTTCCACCTGTTTTCAGCTTCCCCAAGGAGGACGACGATCTCCCGATATAGCTTGGGTCAAAAAAGAACGTTGGCTAGATTTATCTACCGAAGAAAGAGCAAAATTTCCACCCATTTGCCCAGATTTTGTATTGGAACTGCTTTCTCCTAGCGACAGCCTAACTGCAACTCAAACGAAAATGGAAGAGTATTTAGCTTCTGGATTACGCCTAGGGTGGTTAATTGATCCCCAGAGTCAACAGGTAGAAGTTTATTGCAGTAATCAACCCAAAGAAATTTTGGTCAAACCCAATCAATTATTAGGGGAGAACGTTTTACTGAACTTTATTTTAGAAATTGACTGGTTATGGGAATAA
- a CDS encoding LCP family protein: MANSTESAPLQSSSTVKVRSHYRPHTATESDRGRPRLKRTFPPLGKGLVWGSLVTLTATIAAIAGVGVGFFTPGPRGLVQQVIPGQSTGVEASQGDLFPYHISRPVNILVMGIDRVEPTETEPDVDEFGGRSDTMLLVRFDPRENSLKLLSIPRDTRVFIPDVGYTKINDANAYGGPQLAAGVINRNLGEVPIDRYVRVTTDALQELVDLVGGVEVFVPRPMFYEDKTQQLLIDLPAGLQTLNGQQAEQFVRFRYDANGDIGRVQRQETLLKALQNRLSHPSMITRIPKAITIVQKTVDTNLTMEEILALVNFGRQLDRQEVQMVMLPGRFSQPTEFDGRSYWVMSDAGKRQVLRNYFNVIEEVPSWAETPGRSPESLRIALQNATDDPQALEQVKEYLRGKDFRNFYETSESPELLAETKILVQRGDLDGAHYLRQTLGGGVVEASSVGDLGSDLTIQVGMDIDQWLKETTPMDDSAPQF; the protein is encoded by the coding sequence ATGGCGAATAGTACCGAGTCTGCTCCGTTGCAGTCCTCCAGCACCGTCAAAGTTCGTTCCCATTACCGACCCCATACTGCCACTGAATCTGACCGGGGGCGCCCGCGACTCAAAAGGACCTTCCCCCCTCTAGGCAAAGGTTTAGTTTGGGGAAGTTTAGTGACCCTGACCGCCACCATAGCGGCGATCGCCGGAGTGGGCGTCGGCTTTTTTACTCCTGGGCCGAGGGGATTGGTTCAGCAGGTTATACCAGGGCAATCCACTGGAGTGGAAGCGAGTCAGGGCGATCTATTTCCCTACCACATTAGTCGTCCCGTCAACATTTTGGTCATGGGCATTGACCGAGTGGAACCGACGGAAACTGAACCCGATGTGGATGAGTTTGGTGGGCGTAGTGACACCATGTTATTGGTGCGGTTCGACCCCAGGGAAAATAGCTTGAAATTACTCTCCATTCCCCGAGATACCAGGGTTTTCATCCCCGATGTGGGCTATACGAAAATCAATGATGCCAATGCCTATGGCGGCCCCCAGTTAGCGGCGGGGGTAATCAACCGTAACCTTGGGGAAGTCCCCATTGATCGTTACGTCCGGGTCACCACCGATGCATTACAGGAATTGGTGGATTTAGTGGGGGGAGTGGAAGTATTTGTGCCCCGCCCCATGTTTTACGAAGATAAAACCCAGCAGTTATTAATCGATTTACCTGCCGGACTGCAAACCCTGAATGGGCAACAGGCAGAGCAATTTGTCCGTTTCCGCTACGACGCCAATGGGGATATTGGCCGGGTGCAGCGGCAAGAAACCCTGCTCAAAGCCCTACAAAATCGCCTTAGCCACCCCAGTATGATCACCCGTATTCCCAAGGCGATCACCATTGTGCAGAAAACTGTGGACACCAATTTAACCATGGAGGAAATTTTGGCCCTGGTTAATTTTGGGCGTCAGCTTGACCGCCAGGAAGTGCAAATGGTGATGTTACCAGGGCGGTTTAGCCAACCAACGGAATTTGATGGCCGTAGTTATTGGGTGATGTCCGATGCCGGCAAAAGGCAGGTGTTGAGAAACTACTTTAATGTGATCGAAGAAGTCCCCAGCTGGGCTGAGACGCCCGGGCGATCGCCGGAAAGTTTACGCATTGCTCTCCAAAATGCCACTGACGATCCCCAAGCCTTGGAACAGGTGAAGGAATATTTACGAGGCAAGGACTTCCGCAATTTTTATGAAACGTCTGAATCACCAGAATTATTAGCAGAGACGAAAATTTTGGTTCAAAGGGGGGACTTAGATGGTGCTCATTATCTACGGCAAACCCTAGGGGGGGGCGTGGTGGAAGCTTCTTCCGTCGGTGACCTAGGATCGGATTTAACTATTCAAGTGGGCATGGATATTGACCAATGGCTCAAGGAAACGACCCCGATGGACGACTCGGCCCCCCAATTTTGA
- a CDS encoding LptF/LptG family permease, with the protein MAVGTFKQSRFQFRWPRLSVMDRYLFVELFLPFIFGMGMFTSLALSIGTLFDLVRRVTESGLPMDIAVKILFLKMPEFVVLAFPMSMLLASLMAYSRLSSDSELIALRSIGVSIYRLVVPALLFGMVVTGIAFVFNDRITPAASYEALATLDRAVHQDRPPRQEQNIIYPEYGMVRQPDGNEKNILKRLFYAEEFNGSEMKGLTILDRTQSGVNQVLTAERASWNISENTWDFYDGTVYLIAPDGSYRNIVRFRHQQLALPRAPLDLASQERKDGEMTIAQSRRYLEVLRLSGDDKKVRKLEVRIQKKYALPFVCFVFGLIGAAIGVRPQNTNKATSFGICVGLIFFYYLLSFLSESMGIWGALDPFTAAWFPNLLGLIAGIVLLVQSSRLR; encoded by the coding sequence ATGGCCGTTGGCACCTTCAAACAAAGTAGATTTCAATTCCGTTGGCCCCGTTTGTCCGTCATGGACCGGTACCTGTTTGTGGAACTGTTCTTGCCGTTCATTTTTGGCATGGGCATGTTCACCTCCCTAGCCCTTTCCATTGGCACCCTGTTTGACCTGGTGCGACGGGTGACAGAATCAGGCTTGCCCATGGACATTGCGGTGAAGATTCTCTTCTTAAAGATGCCGGAATTTGTGGTGCTGGCCTTTCCCATGTCCATGCTTTTGGCTAGTTTAATGGCCTATAGTCGTCTTTCCAGCGACAGTGAACTGATTGCCCTCCGTAGCATTGGGGTGAGCATTTACCGTCTGGTGGTGCCGGCCCTCCTGTTTGGCATGGTGGTGACGGGCATTGCCTTTGTTTTCAATGACCGTATTACCCCAGCCGCCAGTTATGAAGCGTTAGCTACCCTAGACCGAGCTGTACACCAAGATCGTCCCCCCCGGCAAGAGCAAAATATTATTTATCCGGAATACGGCATGGTGCGACAACCGGACGGCAACGAGAAAAATATTTTGAAGCGCTTATTTTACGCCGAAGAGTTCAATGGCAGTGAAATGAAGGGGCTGACCATTCTTGACCGTACCCAGAGCGGGGTTAACCAAGTGCTCACAGCGGAAAGGGCCAGTTGGAATATTTCTGAAAATACTTGGGATTTCTACGATGGCACGGTGTATCTCATTGCCCCCGACGGTTCTTACCGCAATATTGTCCGCTTTCGTCATCAACAATTGGCGTTGCCCCGGGCTCCCTTGGATTTAGCTAGTCAGGAACGGAAGGATGGTGAAATGACCATTGCCCAATCCCGCCGCTACCTGGAAGTACTGCGGTTAAGTGGAGACGACAAAAAGGTCCGCAAACTAGAAGTCCGCATCCAAAAGAAATATGCTCTGCCCTTTGTCTGTTTTGTGTTTGGCCTCATCGGGGCGGCGATCGGAGTACGACCGCAGAACACCAACAAAGCTACCAGCTTTGGCATCTGTGTGGGCTTAATTTTCTTCTATTATCTACTTTCTTTTTTGAGCGAGTCCATGGGCATCTGGGGCGCACTGGATCCTTTCACTGCTGCTTGGTTTCCCAATTTATTGGGACTGATTGCGGGCATTGTTCTGTTGGTGCAATCTTCCCGTCTGCGTTGA
- the nspC gene encoding carboxynorspermidine decarboxylase — protein sequence MFSSLPSPCFVLEEELLQQNLAISERLQQSAPIEVMLALKGFALFPCFPWLRSRLAGASASSLWEARLAAEEFGKEVHVYAPTYRPDDLPAIIPLASHITFNSLGQWHRYRELLKNTTVKAGLRINPEYSPVQTDLYNPCVPGSRLGVQAAMLEANLPVGITGFLSHNLCESDHLALEKTLGQIEKLFGQYLPQIEWLNLGGGHLMTGQGYDVDYAIAVIREFHQRHPHLRLIMEPGSAIAWRTGFLLSTVEDVIETPEFIHAMLDVSFTAHMPDCLEMPYRPEVRGARLPKDGDQIYRLGGSSCLAGDFLGDYAFDQPLQVGDRLIFEDMMHYTMVKTTTFNGVHHPAIGCLRRSGEFELWRTFGYEDYRNRLG from the coding sequence ATGTTCTCGAGCCTACCTTCCCCCTGTTTTGTGTTGGAAGAGGAATTATTACAACAAAATTTGGCGATTTCCGAGCGGTTGCAGCAATCCGCCCCCATCGAGGTAATGTTAGCCCTGAAAGGTTTTGCCCTTTTTCCCTGTTTCCCTTGGTTGCGGTCGAGGTTAGCGGGGGCTTCGGCCAGTTCCCTCTGGGAGGCACGGCTGGCGGCGGAGGAATTTGGCAAGGAAGTGCATGTTTATGCCCCCACCTATCGCCCCGATGATTTGCCGGCTATTATCCCTTTGGCTAGCCACATCACCTTCAATTCCCTGGGACAATGGCACCGTTATCGGGAATTGTTGAAAAATACGACGGTAAAGGCAGGGTTACGCATTAATCCAGAATATTCCCCCGTGCAGACCGATCTTTATAATCCCTGTGTGCCCGGTTCCCGCCTGGGGGTGCAAGCGGCAATGCTGGAGGCTAATTTGCCGGTGGGCATTACGGGTTTTCTGTCCCACAACCTTTGCGAAAGTGATCATTTAGCTTTGGAAAAAACCCTAGGGCAAATTGAAAAGTTATTTGGTCAGTATTTGCCCCAAATTGAATGGTTAAACCTGGGAGGGGGGCATTTAATGACCGGCCAGGGCTACGACGTGGACTATGCCATTGCAGTAATTCGGGAATTTCACCAACGGCATCCCCATCTGCGTTTGATTATGGAGCCGGGGTCGGCGATCGCCTGGCGGACGGGATTTTTACTCAGTACGGTGGAGGATGTGATCGAAACACCGGAGTTTATCCATGCCATGCTGGATGTTTCCTTCACTGCCCATATGCCCGACTGCTTGGAAATGCCCTATCGGCCGGAGGTGCGAGGAGCTAGGTTACCCAAAGATGGCGATCAGATTTACCGTTTGGGGGGTTCTAGCTGTTTAGCGGGGGATTTTCTGGGAGATTACGCCTTTGATCAGCCTTTACAGGTGGGCGATCGCCTAATTTTTGAAGACATGATGCACTACACCATGGTCAAAACCACCACTTTTAATGGGGTTCATCATCCCGCCATTGGTTGTCTGCGGCGATCGGGAGAATTTGAACTGTGGCGTACCTTTGGTTATGAAGACTACCGCAACCGTTTGGGTTAG
- a CDS encoding Npun_F0494 family protein, translated as MNTSLASPKALAGYTPRTYNRAQRAFQCCPFYLDLFRAMARASVPLPTIAGAEGVKQDFCGQALTENRVERELMWLIQVGLLRREVDGQGITDSFRLTPLAKQILDQYAGEQRQFPAPSPWDRLQNRLARWLAPLVTLLGRG; from the coding sequence ATGAACACCTCTTTGGCCTCACCTAAGGCATTAGCTGGTTACACTCCTCGCACCTACAATCGGGCCCAAAGGGCTTTTCAGTGTTGTCCCTTTTATCTAGACCTATTTCGGGCCATGGCCCGGGCCAGTGTACCTCTCCCCACGATCGCCGGAGCCGAGGGAGTTAAGCAAGATTTTTGCGGGCAAGCATTGACAGAAAATCGGGTGGAGCGGGAGTTGATGTGGCTCATTCAGGTGGGGCTATTGCGACGGGAAGTGGACGGCCAGGGCATTACAGACAGTTTTCGCCTCACACCGCTGGCTAAGCAAATCCTCGATCAATACGCAGGTGAGCAAAGGCAATTTCCTGCCCCTTCCCCGTGGGATCGTCTACAAAATCGGCTGGCCCGCTGGCTGGCTCCCCTTGTTACTCTATTGGGCCGTGGGTAG
- a CDS encoding aldo/keto reductase, whose translation MLYRRFGRTELSMPVFSCGGMRYQFQWQDAPFVKVPKDNQHNLQTTIERSLELGINHVETARGYGTSEMQLGKILPRLPREKLIVQTKVSPKDDPMEFRREFDKSLGYLNLDYVDLLGIHGINNRETLEQSLRPGGCLDVCRQLQREGRIRFVGFSTHGPTAIITEAINSGEFDYVNLHWYYIFQDNWPAIAAATEQDMGVFIISPSDKGGQLYDPPQKLVHLCQPVSPMVFNNLFCLSHPQVHTLSIGASRPTDFDEHLKTLPYLVSERETEKVLQPILARLHGAMVEALGEDWVNSWRIGLPSSEHTPGEINIPKILWLYNLCQGFDLVEYSKMRYNLLGNGGHWFPGQPASNFDDQKLWQCLASSPHRQRVLEVLRETDRMLKGETVQRLSRQEVAKTS comes from the coding sequence ATGCTTTATCGACGTTTTGGCCGCACTGAACTGTCCATGCCAGTTTTTTCCTGTGGGGGCATGCGCTATCAGTTCCAATGGCAGGATGCGCCCTTTGTTAAGGTTCCAAAGGATAACCAGCATAATTTGCAAACTACCATTGAGAGATCCCTAGAGTTGGGCATTAACCACGTTGAAACGGCTAGGGGCTATGGCACTTCGGAAATGCAGTTGGGGAAAATATTGCCCCGGTTACCTAGGGAAAAGTTAATTGTGCAGACAAAGGTTAGTCCTAAGGATGACCCCATGGAATTTCGCCGAGAGTTTGATAAATCTTTGGGCTACTTGAACCTAGATTACGTTGATTTATTAGGCATCCACGGCATTAATAACCGGGAAACCCTCGAACAAAGTTTACGCCCTGGTGGTTGTTTAGATGTGTGCCGGCAGTTGCAACGGGAAGGCCGGATAAGGTTTGTGGGTTTTTCCACCCATGGCCCCACCGCGATCATTACTGAAGCAATTAATTCTGGGGAATTTGATTACGTTAACCTCCACTGGTACTACATTTTTCAAGACAATTGGCCGGCGATCGCCGCCGCAACGGAACAGGATATGGGGGTTTTTATCATTAGCCCGTCCGATAAGGGGGGACAGCTTTATGACCCGCCCCAAAAATTGGTACATTTATGCCAGCCCGTTAGCCCGATGGTGTTTAATAATCTTTTTTGTTTATCCCATCCCCAAGTACACACCCTCAGCATTGGCGCGTCCCGACCGACGGATTTTGATGAGCATTTAAAAACGTTGCCCTATCTCGTATCAGAGCGGGAGACCGAAAAAGTTCTGCAACCAATTTTGGCCAGACTCCATGGAGCTATGGTGGAAGCTTTGGGGGAAGATTGGGTCAACAGTTGGCGCATTGGCCTACCCAGCTCGGAGCATACCCCTGGGGAAATTAACATCCCCAAAATTCTCTGGCTTTATAATCTCTGCCAAGGTTTTGACCTAGTGGAATATAGCAAAATGCGTTACAACCTGTTGGGCAATGGTGGCCATTGGTTCCCCGGACAACCGGCCAGCAACTTTGATGACCAGAAACTCTGGCAATGTTTAGCTTCCAGTCCCCACCGGCAGAGGGTGTTGGAAGTTCTACGGGAAACGGATCGCATGCTTAAAGGGGAAACGGTGCAAAGATTGTCCCGTCAGGAGGTAGCCAAAACTAGTTAA
- a CDS encoding DNA cytosine methyltransferase, giving the protein MATHTQYISVKETSEILNCSEQYVRQLLRYGDISGEKISSRWIVASESVQNYSLKKEDTSLKIHDHGRRAFSKPGLKALSFFSGCMGLDLGLEKEGIQVLLASEIDAAARKTIEINRPDIALIGDIRDYSAAEIREKAGLSITDEIDVIVGGPPCQAFSSAGKRQGFNDKRGNVFLTFIDLIIELKPRFAVIENVRGLLSAPLKHRPHEMRGKDFLPLSQDEQRGGALLFITQRLKNAGYGVSFNLYNAANFGSPQRRERVIIACSRDGEKLPYLTPIHSEKGLYGLPTWKSLREALDGLPQDGHHFVKFPEKRLKYYRLLKPGQYWRNLPEELHQEALGASYHAGGGKTGFYRRLAWDKPAPTLVTHPAMPATDLAHPEEDRPLSIEEYKRIQEFPDDWIIAGTLLDQYRQVGNAVPCSLGRAIARMLLSHLKGEPSVTYPDFPYSRYHKTDDVSWMSDMGCFEKSSAKQLSLNLVG; this is encoded by the coding sequence ATGGCTACCCATACCCAATACATCTCCGTAAAAGAAACCTCCGAAATCTTAAATTGCTCGGAGCAATATGTTCGTCAGCTACTCCGGTATGGTGACATCAGCGGTGAAAAGATCAGCAGTCGATGGATTGTAGCATCAGAGTCTGTTCAGAACTATAGTCTTAAGAAAGAAGATACAAGCTTAAAGATTCACGACCATGGTCGGCGTGCATTTAGCAAACCCGGCTTAAAAGCTTTGAGCTTTTTCTCTGGTTGTATGGGTTTGGACTTGGGATTAGAAAAGGAAGGTATCCAGGTTTTACTTGCCTCTGAAATCGATGCCGCCGCCCGGAAAACCATTGAAATCAATCGACCAGATATAGCGCTAATTGGGGATATTCGGGATTACTCAGCCGCAGAAATTCGAGAGAAAGCAGGACTGAGTATAACTGATGAGATTGATGTAATAGTTGGCGGTCCACCATGCCAAGCCTTTAGCAGCGCGGGAAAGCGTCAAGGATTCAATGATAAGCGAGGCAATGTTTTTTTGACGTTCATCGATTTAATCATTGAACTTAAACCCAGATTTGCAGTCATTGAAAACGTTCGAGGATTATTGTCCGCTCCGTTAAAACATAGACCCCATGAAATGCGAGGGAAAGATTTTCTACCATTATCTCAAGATGAACAAAGAGGAGGCGCATTACTTTTCATTACCCAAAGGCTAAAAAATGCAGGATATGGTGTTTCTTTTAACCTGTACAATGCCGCCAATTTTGGGTCTCCCCAACGGAGAGAAAGGGTTATCATTGCTTGTAGTCGTGATGGAGAAAAACTTCCCTATCTCACCCCCATCCATTCAGAAAAAGGGCTATATGGACTGCCAACATGGAAAAGTTTACGAGAAGCCTTAGACGGTCTTCCCCAGGATGGACATCATTTTGTCAAGTTTCCTGAAAAACGACTTAAGTATTACAGACTGTTGAAGCCTGGACAATACTGGCGAAATTTACCAGAAGAGTTGCATCAAGAAGCATTAGGAGCTTCTTATCATGCAGGGGGAGGAAAAACTGGTTTTTACCGCAGGTTAGCTTGGGATAAACCCGCCCCAACGCTAGTAACTCATCCAGCTATGCCTGCAACTGATTTAGCGCATCCAGAAGAGGATAGACCGCTTAGCATTGAAGAATATAAACGAATTCAAGAATTTCCAGACGATTGGATTATTGCGGGTACTTTGCTCGATCAATATCGACAAGTTGGCAATGCCGTACCTTGCTCTCTAGGAAGAGCGATTGCTAGGATGTTGCTATCTCACTTGAAGGGTGAGCCGTCGGTTACTTACCCAGATTTTCCGTATTCTCGCTACCATAAAACGGATGATGTCAGTTGGATGAGTGATATGGGTTGTTTTGAGAAATCCTCAGCAAAACAACTATCCCTTAACTTAGTTGGATGA
- the gap gene encoding type I glyceraldehyde-3-phosphate dehydrogenase codes for MLKIGINGFGRIGRLVARIAMANPRVTLVGINDLVPASNLAYLFKYDSTHGSYGGTVVAKEDGIVIDDQFIPCFSQRDPAQLPWGELGADYVVESTGLFTTYVTAENHLKAGAKRVVISAPSKDPEKIPTFVVGVNHLDYNANTDKIVSNASCTTNCLAPIAKVLDDNFGIVEGLMTTVHAMTATQPTVDGPSKKDFRGGRGAAQNIIPSSTGAAKAAALVLPQLKGKLTGMAFRVPTPNVSVVDLTFKTAKATSYEEICAAMKTAAEGELKGILGYTADDVVSMDFRTDPRSSIFDAGAGIGLNSNFFKVVSWYDNEWGYSCRVIDLMLTMAGKDGLV; via the coding sequence ATGTTAAAAATCGGCATCAACGGTTTTGGCCGCATAGGCCGTCTTGTGGCCCGCATCGCCATGGCCAACCCCCGAGTAACCCTAGTGGGCATCAACGACCTCGTACCAGCGTCCAACCTAGCCTATTTGTTTAAATACGATTCCACCCATGGTTCCTACGGTGGCACCGTAGTGGCCAAAGAAGATGGCATTGTCATTGACGACCAATTTATCCCTTGTTTTTCCCAGCGGGATCCCGCCCAATTACCCTGGGGAGAGTTAGGGGCGGATTACGTCGTAGAATCTACGGGATTATTTACCACCTATGTCACCGCTGAAAATCATCTCAAAGCCGGCGCTAAACGGGTGGTCATTTCCGCTCCCAGTAAGGATCCTGAAAAAATTCCCACCTTTGTGGTGGGAGTGAACCATCTCGACTACAACGCCAACACTGACAAAATTGTTTCCAATGCCAGTTGCACCACCAATTGCCTGGCCCCGATCGCCAAAGTATTAGACGACAATTTCGGTATTGTGGAGGGATTGATGACCACAGTCCACGCCATGACCGCGACCCAACCCACCGTCGATGGCCCGAGCAAAAAAGACTTCCGAGGAGGTAGAGGAGCCGCCCAAAATATTATTCCCTCATCCACCGGAGCGGCTAAGGCCGCGGCTTTAGTACTACCACAGCTAAAGGGTAAATTGACCGGCATGGCCTTTCGGGTACCGACCCCCAACGTATCGGTGGTGGATCTAACCTTTAAAACGGCAAAAGCCACCAGCTACGAGGAAATTTGTGCCGCCATGAAAACCGCCGCTGAGGGGGAACTCAAAGGAATTTTGGGTTACACAGCAGATGATGTGGTGTCTATGGACTTTCGCACCGATCCCCGCTCCAGTATTTTTGACGCTGGGGCCGGCATTGGCTTGAACAGCAACTTTTTTAAAGTAGTTTCTTGGTACGACAACGAATGGGGCTATTCCTGTCGAGTAATTGACTTAATGTTGACCATGGCGGGCAAGGACGGCCTGGTTTAG
- a CDS encoding chlorophyll A-B binding protein — protein sequence MNNENTKFGFTAFAENWNGRLAMIGFSSALILELVSGQGVLHFFGIL from the coding sequence ATGAACAACGAAAACACTAAATTTGGATTCACCGCCTTCGCCGAAAACTGGAATGGTCGCTTGGCCATGATCGGTTTTTCCTCTGCCCTGATCCTCGAGCTCGTCTCTGGGCAAGGTGTACTTCACTTCTTCGGCATTCTGTAA
- the lipA gene encoding lipoyl synthase, giving the protein MNVPSLPRESPARLPNWLKRPIGRASELSTVQQIIKQRQIHTICEEGRCPNRGECYANRTATFLLMGQICTRACGFCQVEKGQAPMTLDQDEPRKVAEAVQLLRLKYVVLTSVARDDLADGGAGWFVQVMERIRQENSATHIEVLTPDFWGGIGREISQKERVLTVTQAKPICYNHNLETVARLQGKVRRGAKYQRSLNVLRWVKEFDSTIFTKSGLMLGHGETVDEVVETLKDLRSVGCDRLTLGQYMQPSLEHLPVQKYWTPGEFEQLGQIAKELGFSHVRSGPLVRSSYHAGED; this is encoded by the coding sequence ATGAATGTCCCTTCCCTGCCCCGTGAGTCCCCCGCCCGCTTACCCAATTGGCTAAAGCGCCCCATTGGTAGAGCTAGTGAATTGTCTACAGTTCAGCAAATTATTAAACAGCGCCAAATTCACACCATTTGCGAAGAGGGTCGCTGTCCTAATCGGGGGGAATGTTACGCCAACCGAACAGCTACCTTTTTATTAATGGGTCAAATTTGTACCAGGGCCTGCGGTTTTTGCCAGGTGGAAAAGGGCCAGGCTCCCATGACTTTAGATCAAGATGAACCAAGAAAAGTAGCGGAAGCAGTGCAATTGTTGAGGCTTAAATATGTGGTATTAACTTCCGTCGCTAGGGATGATTTGGCCGATGGCGGCGCCGGTTGGTTTGTGCAGGTGATGGAGCGCATTCGTCAAGAAAATTCCGCTACCCACATAGAAGTTTTAACGCCGGATTTTTGGGGAGGCATTGGTAGGGAAATCAGCCAAAAGGAGCGGGTACTCACAGTGACCCAAGCCAAACCCATTTGCTATAACCACAACTTAGAAACGGTGGCTAGATTGCAGGGTAAAGTGCGACGGGGGGCAAAATATCAACGTTCTCTGAATGTGTTGCGCTGGGTGAAGGAATTTGATTCCACTATTTTTACCAAATCTGGGTTGATGTTGGGGCACGGGGAAACGGTGGATGAAGTGGTGGAAACTCTCAAGGATTTGCGTTCTGTGGGTTGTGATCGCCTGACGTTAGGACAATATATGCAACCGTCTTTGGAGCACCTACCCGTGCAAAAATATTGGACTCCAGGGGAGTTTGAACAGTTGGGTCAAATTGCCAAGGAATTGGGCTTTAGCCATGTGCGATCGGGGCCGTTGGTGCGGAGTTCCTACCATGCCGGGGAAGATTAA
- the aat gene encoding leucyl/phenylalanyl-tRNA--protein transferase, giving the protein MKINVDYAIAQYAQGLFLMADDRYGLGWYSSDHHALIPLDDQFRYPKSLQRVLNQNRFQVKINQAFTAVCEGCAARPETWISQDLIEVYHDFHVAGWAHSFETWHGDRLAGGILGIAIGGAFIGESMFYTVPEASKVAMVKLVQHLQQRGYKLFDAQLQNPHLERFGAYEVEEKDYKRQLEEALSYRCQFASEPDFYDYIINLID; this is encoded by the coding sequence GTGAAAATTAATGTTGACTATGCCATTGCTCAATATGCCCAAGGTCTATTTTTAATGGCCGATGACCGCTACGGATTGGGCTGGTATTCTAGCGATCACCATGCCCTAATTCCTCTGGATGATCAATTTCGTTATCCCAAATCTTTGCAACGGGTGCTTAATCAAAATCGTTTCCAAGTCAAAATTAATCAAGCTTTCACCGCCGTTTGTGAAGGATGTGCCGCCCGCCCTGAAACTTGGATTTCCCAAGATTTAATCGAAGTGTACCATGATTTTCATGTTGCCGGTTGGGCCCACAGCTTTGAAACTTGGCATGGCGATCGCCTAGCGGGGGGGATTTTGGGCATTGCTATCGGAGGGGCTTTCATTGGGGAATCAATGTTTTACACTGTCCCTGAAGCCTCCAAAGTTGCCATGGTTAAACTGGTGCAACATCTACAACAACGGGGCTATAAGTTATTCGATGCCCAGCTACAAAATCCCCACCTGGAAAGATTTGGAGCCTACGAAGTGGAAGAAAAAGATTATAAAAGGCAGTTAGAGGAAGCCCTCAGTTATCGTTGTCAGTTTGCTTCCGAGCCTGATTTTTATGATTATATAATTAATTTAATTGATTAA